The following coding sequences are from one Archocentrus centrarchus isolate MPI-CPG fArcCen1 chromosome 4, fArcCen1, whole genome shotgun sequence window:
- the LOC115778559 gene encoding receptor-type tyrosine-protein phosphatase C-like isoform X3 gives MSATDSANTSSSSNSSSTHPGSQSLTPSHNQTSHPGTNTTVSTTTKATKAPDSEPPQCSYNVTKHRSVLKFEVNRPGNYNINVFEGRPKTVEKIQVHNSTQNSVWKTEPLKPCTEYSHNVSFIGADGKEIFCNSQANKTKTDKMSKGDVKEKYCIPEHVCYESDWDLSSSISTPDNLPVKRCSNDSKTFCVRPANKNICSDLTITFTSGACVNSSFNFTKSISVDFLNSNEIQQNKSPGLPAKIETDIPKCKNLSVSYTCSEKGKPDDVKQLSELEPFTDYNCTGRISDNNNTTNKTTPPIHFRVDCDLTINNIMNITTNNSIELSWKTTSKNCKEPKLEKLSYDCICQKNGHKQGQTQGQPLKVTGTKLSPEGGTCRITGLDPYKSYTCQVQPKYNNEIRDATGTKVQLETKIGRPGIVRDLTLTVQDHNTIRVTWVKPQTLNGPEVKYRVHLYKAGDKPQEKETWETNYVFTDLSYSTTYNVKVVAFNQRFESPPTTKKADTLYNDKAVIGFLVFLILVIAFVALFFIAYKIYIKKLRKSRNDVNEDMALEAIYVNARPPGWRHKEAR, from the exons ATGTCTG CAACTGATTCTGCAAACACCTCATCCTCATCCAATTCATCCAGCACCCATCCAGGCTCTCAGAGCCTCACACCCTCTCACAACCAGACCTCACATCCAGGCACCAACACCACAGTGTCAACGACCACCAAAG CCACCAAAGCACCAGATTCTGAGCCTCCACAGT GTTCTTACAATGTCACAAAGCACAGGTCTGTCTTGAAGTTTGAAGTAAATCGTCCCGGTAACTACAACATAAATGTTTTTGAAGGCCGACCGAAGACTGTAGAGAAAATCCAAGTTCATAACTCGACTCAAAACTCAGTATGGAAAACTGAACCCCTGAAGCCCTGTACTGAATACAGCCATAATGTTTCCTTTATCGGAGCTGATGGCAAAGAAATATTCTGTAACTCTCAggcaaataaaactaaaacagatAAAATGA GTAAAGGTGACGTTAAAGAAAAATACTGCATCCCTGAACATGTTTGTTATGAAAGTGATTGGGACCTCAGCTCTTCAATATCAACACCAGATAACCTTCCAGTTAAACGATGCAGCAATGACAGCAAAACATTCTGTGTCAGACCTGCGAACAAGAACATCTGCTCAGATTTGACCATAACTTTCACTTCAggagcctgtgtgaattcttCCTTTAACTTCACCAAAAGCATCAGTGTTG attTCTTAAATTCTAATGAAATACAGCAGAATAAATCCCCTGGACTTCCtgcaaaaatagaaacagaCATACCAAAGTGTAAAAATCTCTCAGTTAGTTACACCTGTTCAG AAAAAGGTAAACCTGATGATGTGAAGCAACTGTCTGAGCTGGAGCCCTTCACAGACTACAACTGTACTGGTCGGATCtcagacaacaacaacaccacAAATAAGACAACTCCACCCATCCACTTCAGGGTTGATTGTG ATCTTACAATAAACAACATAATGAACATTACAACCAACAATTCCATTGAGCTGAGCTGGAAAACAACCAGTAAGAACTGCAAAGAACCCAAACTTGAGAAGCTTTCTTATGACTGCATTTGTCAGAAAAATGGTCATAAACAAGGTCAGACACAAGGTCAGCCACTTAAAG TTACAGGCACAAAACTATCACCTGAAGGAGGAACATGTAGGATTACTGGACTGGATCCATATAAAAGTTATACCTGTCAGGTCCAACCCAAATACAACAACGAGATTCGCGATGCTACTGGAACTAAAGTTCAACTGGAAACTAAGATTGGAA GACCTGGAATTGTCAGGGATCTGACATTGACTGTTCAGGATCATAATACAATTAGAGTAACCTGGGTCAAACCACAAACTTTAAATGGACCTGAGGTGAAATACAGAGTACATTTGTATAAAGCTGGTGATAAACCACAGGAAAAGGAGACCTGGGagacaaattatgtgtttacaGATCTGAGCTACTCTACGACCTACAATGTCAAG GTGGTTGCTTTCAATCAACGCTTTGAGAGCCCCCCCACAACAAAAAAAGCTGATACTCTCT ACAATGACAAAGCTGTTATTGGGTTTCTGGTCTTCCTCATCCTCGTCATCGCTTTTGTGGCTTTGTTTTTCATCGCCTACAAGATCTACATTAAGAAGCTCAGAAAGTCCAGAAA tgatgtgaatgaAGATATGGCACTTGAAGCAA TTTATGTGAATGCACGACCTCCTGGATGGCGTCATAAAGAAGCTCGCTGA
- the LOC115778559 gene encoding receptor-type tyrosine-protein phosphatase C-like isoform X1: protein MDQNSVEKSQSASSSPSVSIASAIVTAVTASASSAATTKITDVSATLNSSASLKNHTSFQSNSSFQAANSTIMSATDSANTSSSSNSSSTHPGSQSLTPSHNQTSHPGTNTTVSTTTKATKAPDSEPPQCSYNVTKHRSVLKFEVNRPGNYNINVFEGRPKTVEKIQVHNSTQNSVWKTEPLKPCTEYSHNVSFIGADGKEIFCNSQANKTKTDKMSKGDVKEKYCIPEHVCYESDWDLSSSISTPDNLPVKRCSNDSKTFCVRPANKNICSDLTITFTSGACVNSSFNFTKSISVDFLNSNEIQQNKSPGLPAKIETDIPKCKNLSVSYTCSEKGKPDDVKQLSELEPFTDYNCTGRISDNNNTTNKTTPPIHFRVDCDLTINNIMNITTNNSIELSWKTTSKNCKEPKLEKLSYDCICQKNGHKQGQTQGQPLKVTGTKLSPEGGTCRITGLDPYKSYTCQVQPKYNNEIRDATGTKVQLETKIGRPGIVRDLTLTVQDHNTIRVTWVKPQTLNGPEVKYRVHLYKAGDKPQEKETWETNYVFTDLSYSTTYNVKVVAFNQRFESPPTTKKADTLYNDKAVIGFLVFLILVIAFVALFFIAYKIYIKKLRKSRNDVNEDMALEAIYVNARPPGWRHKEAR, encoded by the exons ATGGATCAAAATTCTGTCGAAAAAAGCCAGTCAGCCTCATCCTCGCCTTCAGTCTCCATAGCATCTGCTATTGTCACAGCAGTGACAGCATCTGCTTCATCAGCAGCTACTACCAAAATCACAGACGTATCAGCTACCCTCAATTCTTCAGCTAGTTTGAAAAATCACACCTCCTTCCAATCAAACTCTTCCTTTCAAGCAGCCAATTCAACTATCATGTCTG CAACTGATTCTGCAAACACCTCATCCTCATCCAATTCATCCAGCACCCATCCAGGCTCTCAGAGCCTCACACCCTCTCACAACCAGACCTCACATCCAGGCACCAACACCACAGTGTCAACGACCACCAAAG CCACCAAAGCACCAGATTCTGAGCCTCCACAGT GTTCTTACAATGTCACAAAGCACAGGTCTGTCTTGAAGTTTGAAGTAAATCGTCCCGGTAACTACAACATAAATGTTTTTGAAGGCCGACCGAAGACTGTAGAGAAAATCCAAGTTCATAACTCGACTCAAAACTCAGTATGGAAAACTGAACCCCTGAAGCCCTGTACTGAATACAGCCATAATGTTTCCTTTATCGGAGCTGATGGCAAAGAAATATTCTGTAACTCTCAggcaaataaaactaaaacagatAAAATGA GTAAAGGTGACGTTAAAGAAAAATACTGCATCCCTGAACATGTTTGTTATGAAAGTGATTGGGACCTCAGCTCTTCAATATCAACACCAGATAACCTTCCAGTTAAACGATGCAGCAATGACAGCAAAACATTCTGTGTCAGACCTGCGAACAAGAACATCTGCTCAGATTTGACCATAACTTTCACTTCAggagcctgtgtgaattcttCCTTTAACTTCACCAAAAGCATCAGTGTTG attTCTTAAATTCTAATGAAATACAGCAGAATAAATCCCCTGGACTTCCtgcaaaaatagaaacagaCATACCAAAGTGTAAAAATCTCTCAGTTAGTTACACCTGTTCAG AAAAAGGTAAACCTGATGATGTGAAGCAACTGTCTGAGCTGGAGCCCTTCACAGACTACAACTGTACTGGTCGGATCtcagacaacaacaacaccacAAATAAGACAACTCCACCCATCCACTTCAGGGTTGATTGTG ATCTTACAATAAACAACATAATGAACATTACAACCAACAATTCCATTGAGCTGAGCTGGAAAACAACCAGTAAGAACTGCAAAGAACCCAAACTTGAGAAGCTTTCTTATGACTGCATTTGTCAGAAAAATGGTCATAAACAAGGTCAGACACAAGGTCAGCCACTTAAAG TTACAGGCACAAAACTATCACCTGAAGGAGGAACATGTAGGATTACTGGACTGGATCCATATAAAAGTTATACCTGTCAGGTCCAACCCAAATACAACAACGAGATTCGCGATGCTACTGGAACTAAAGTTCAACTGGAAACTAAGATTGGAA GACCTGGAATTGTCAGGGATCTGACATTGACTGTTCAGGATCATAATACAATTAGAGTAACCTGGGTCAAACCACAAACTTTAAATGGACCTGAGGTGAAATACAGAGTACATTTGTATAAAGCTGGTGATAAACCACAGGAAAAGGAGACCTGGGagacaaattatgtgtttacaGATCTGAGCTACTCTACGACCTACAATGTCAAG GTGGTTGCTTTCAATCAACGCTTTGAGAGCCCCCCCACAACAAAAAAAGCTGATACTCTCT ACAATGACAAAGCTGTTATTGGGTTTCTGGTCTTCCTCATCCTCGTCATCGCTTTTGTGGCTTTGTTTTTCATCGCCTACAAGATCTACATTAAGAAGCTCAGAAAGTCCAGAAA tgatgtgaatgaAGATATGGCACTTGAAGCAA TTTATGTGAATGCACGACCTCCTGGATGGCGTCATAAAGAAGCTCGCTGA